DNA sequence from the Candidatus Falkowbacteria bacterium genome:
CGAACAGTTGGACGACATAAGGCCGCTCGGCCTCTTCGAACCTGACCAGGTCCAAGGTTTTTTGCGGCTGATAGTTCAGGGCCGTGGCACTGGCCATCTCCGAGTAGACGACATCGGCGCCGAACTTGCGGCACATCTGCCGGAACGGCGCGTCGGTCACACCGGCCATCGGCGCCAAGGCCAGTATTACTTGTCCGCCTTGGGCGGAGGCGGAGCTATTCCTTGCTTTCAATTGTTGCCAAAAGTCATTATTCATAAATCCTATTTATTCGTTCGTTTAGCGGCCTGTCTTGCACCATGCTCGTCACTGCCGAAGTGATGAGCGATCTCGTGCCAGACAGTATCACGGACCATCAAGCGGACTTCTTCCCTGGTGGCGCAGTTGGCCTCGATGGCTTTTTGAAAAATCGTGATCTTATCCGGCAGTACGCTGCCATAACCGGCGCCTCGCTGGATCAAGGGCACGCCTTCATACAGCCCGAACAGGACTTGGTTGCCGGATAGGCGAGCCTGCCGGCGCTGGTCCTTATCCGCGCGATCCTCAATGACGAGGGCCACGTTATCGAGCTTAT
Encoded proteins:
- a CDS encoding metallopeptidase family protein yields the protein MTREDFEQLVEEALALIPQEFLDKLDNVALVIEDRADKDQRRQARLSGNQVLFGLYEGVPLIQRGAGYGSVLPDKITIFQKAIEANCATREEVRLMVRDTVWHEIAHHFGSDEHGARQAAKRTNK